From a region of the Maridesulfovibrio ferrireducens genome:
- a CDS encoding PAS domain S-box protein translates to MLEQKRRIILLAMIMVFLVGAVSIISTWLLYQTSLNEQKARLSELVESQASLTRELSFISTELNLAKDKDNNTENFLSHLARAHKRFKIGSSSGEFTVGLRSDKNIQFLILNGERITANKEFAFIPFGSAHATPMQLALSGKRGTLIDLDYRGQEVLAAYTSIVFKGQLIGLVAKLDIEEIKNPFFKANFTIFTSGILLTLFGLFFFFKLSEPILHKIKNSEKNYRNLVEGAHSLILRIDQKGIISFANSFSKKIFESKEQKVVGLTAVQVLTGQSTDQNSSAPLRAILTFFGEGEGPHEKPISINNGSTTWISWRVRKIIDSKGEVEELLCIGNDTTANHIARENLLESESRHRIIFENSPLGMVRLNPEGTILDCNNKLIEMLGSTREKTIGFNAAQNGPLKMQEVLRNALNGKSSIYEDLFSATTGNKTSYIRAIFNPVSPGKSSTEVIGTLEDISERMKVEKRLAESEERFRGIAIASPVGIIITDIEGQLLYANERMNELTGMNYTDQTGHAWMNSVQQEDKSNIKINWYGADFITKNRIEFRLIHQKGHTLWILGQIVELKNSDDQMIGYVVTMTDITQIKTAEQEHKRLSAAVDQAAEAIMITSIEGIITYVNPAFHEISGYSPQEAIGKNPRFLKSGEQDITFYDNMWDTILGGHIWKGILVNIKKDGKRYTQEATIGPVRDESGKIINFVCVARDISQQLIIEAQLRQAQKLESIGELAAGIAHEINTPTQYVSTNTQFMAESFATLLGMIKNCKNLIEALQSGNTHNELVDMAETALDEEELAYLEEDVPKAIAESVIGLKRISEIVKSVKQLAHPGEVHKGLHHLNEIVRNAVTVSSNEWKYISEVELNLDDNLPEIYCLKGEIGQVVLNLIINGAHAIESKIGTDSEEKGCITITTYKEKEWAVLEVSDTGTGMPQNVVDRAFDPFFTTKEVGKGTGQGLAITHNVIVNMHNGFINVDTEEGNGTTFTVKLPLK, encoded by the coding sequence ATGCTTGAACAAAAACGGCGTATTATATTACTGGCCATGATCATGGTCTTTCTTGTCGGTGCTGTCTCCATAATCAGCACATGGCTGCTGTACCAAACTTCACTTAATGAACAAAAGGCTCGATTAAGTGAATTAGTCGAAAGTCAAGCCAGCCTTACTCGCGAATTAAGCTTTATAAGCACAGAGCTTAATCTAGCAAAAGATAAAGATAATAATACGGAAAATTTTCTTTCCCATTTAGCACGAGCACACAAAAGATTCAAAATTGGGAGCAGCAGTGGCGAATTCACTGTAGGATTAAGATCTGACAAGAATATTCAATTCCTTATTTTAAATGGTGAAAGAATCACAGCAAACAAAGAATTTGCTTTCATCCCGTTTGGAAGCGCCCACGCCACCCCCATGCAGCTTGCTTTATCAGGAAAACGCGGCACACTAATAGATCTAGACTATAGAGGCCAAGAAGTCTTAGCAGCATACACATCAATAGTTTTTAAAGGTCAACTTATCGGCCTTGTCGCTAAACTTGACATAGAAGAAATAAAAAATCCCTTTTTTAAAGCTAACTTTACAATATTTACTTCAGGAATTCTACTTACCCTTTTCGGACTGTTTTTTTTCTTTAAGCTTAGTGAACCAATACTTCATAAAATCAAAAATAGTGAAAAAAATTATCGCAACCTGGTTGAAGGAGCCCACAGTCTTATTCTCCGCATTGACCAAAAAGGAATTATTAGTTTTGCTAATAGTTTCTCAAAAAAAATCTTTGAATCCAAAGAACAAAAAGTGGTTGGCCTTACAGCAGTGCAGGTACTAACCGGACAATCCACTGATCAAAACAGTTCTGCCCCGCTTCGTGCTATTTTAACATTCTTCGGAGAGGGAGAAGGCCCCCACGAGAAACCCATTTCTATTAATAACGGCAGTACCACGTGGATTTCCTGGAGAGTCAGAAAAATAATAGATTCAAAAGGAGAAGTTGAAGAACTGCTTTGCATCGGCAATGATACAACTGCAAACCATATCGCAAGAGAAAATTTACTGGAAAGTGAGTCCCGACATAGAATTATATTCGAAAATTCACCTTTGGGCATGGTCCGGCTTAATCCAGAAGGAACGATCCTTGATTGTAACAACAAATTAATTGAAATGTTAGGATCAACACGGGAAAAAACAATCGGCTTTAATGCAGCACAAAACGGCCCTCTCAAAATGCAAGAGGTTTTAAGAAATGCCCTCAATGGAAAATCCAGCATCTATGAAGATCTTTTTTCTGCAACAACCGGAAACAAAACCAGCTATATCCGAGCCATCTTTAATCCCGTATCGCCCGGTAAGTCCTCCACCGAAGTAATCGGCACACTCGAAGATATCTCTGAACGCATGAAAGTTGAAAAAAGACTTGCTGAAAGTGAAGAGAGATTCAGAGGAATAGCAATAGCTTCTCCGGTTGGCATCATCATCACAGATATTGAAGGACAGTTGCTTTACGCCAATGAGAGAATGAACGAACTTACCGGAATGAATTATACAGATCAGACAGGACATGCGTGGATGAACAGTGTCCAACAAGAAGACAAATCAAATATAAAAATAAATTGGTACGGAGCTGACTTCATAACTAAAAACCGTATAGAATTCCGCCTTATTCACCAGAAGGGACATACTTTATGGATTTTGGGACAAATCGTAGAGCTGAAAAACAGTGATGACCAGATGATCGGCTACGTTGTTACAATGACAGATATAACTCAAATTAAAACGGCAGAACAGGAACATAAAAGACTCTCGGCTGCCGTTGATCAGGCTGCCGAAGCAATTATGATAACCAGCATCGAGGGAATAATAACTTATGTAAATCCGGCTTTCCACGAAATTTCAGGCTATTCGCCTCAAGAAGCCATAGGTAAAAATCCACGTTTTCTTAAAAGCGGAGAGCAAGACATAACTTTCTACGACAACATGTGGGATACAATTTTAGGCGGACATATATGGAAAGGAATATTAGTTAATATCAAAAAAGATGGAAAACGTTACACGCAAGAAGCCACCATCGGACCGGTCAGGGATGAATCCGGTAAAATCATAAATTTTGTATGTGTCGCACGCGATATCAGTCAACAATTAATAATTGAAGCTCAACTGAGGCAAGCTCAAAAACTCGAGTCTATCGGAGAACTCGCCGCCGGGATTGCTCATGAGATAAATACTCCGACACAATATGTCAGCACCAACACTCAATTTATGGCAGAATCTTTCGCTACACTGCTCGGAATGATCAAGAATTGCAAAAACCTCATCGAAGCTCTCCAGTCAGGTAACACTCACAATGAATTGGTAGATATGGCCGAGACGGCTCTTGATGAAGAGGAGCTTGCATACTTAGAAGAAGACGTCCCTAAAGCTATTGCCGAATCTGTAATCGGACTGAAACGGATCTCTGAAATAGTCAAGTCAGTCAAACAACTGGCTCATCCCGGAGAAGTACACAAAGGACTCCATCATCTAAACGAAATAGTTCGCAACGCGGTTACTGTTTCTTCAAATGAATGGAAATATATTTCAGAGGTAGAATTGAATCTAGACGATAATTTACCTGAAATTTATTGTCTCAAAGGTGAAATAGGACAGGTGGTACTAAACCTTATAATCAACGGAGCACACGCTATCGAATCTAAAATAGGCACAGACTCCGAGGAAAAAGGGTGCATAACCATAACTACTTACAAAGAAAAGGAATGGGCGGTTCTGGAGGTTTCCGACACAGGGACAGGTATGCCCCAAAATGTTGTCGACCGCGCTTTCGATCCGTTCTTCACAACTAAAGAAGTAGGCAAAGGAACCGGACAAGGTTTAGCTATTACCCATAACGTCATTGTGAATATGCATAATGGTTTTATTAATGTAGACACAGAAGAAGGCAATGGGACAACATTTACAGTTAAGTTGCCTTTAAAGTAG
- a CDS encoding HD domain-containing phosphohydrolase: MPKDINYTKERILFVDDEPNILQSYSRSFRSTFAVSTALGGKAALDMLDSSPPFTVVVSDIKMPVMDGIKFLSRVRELYPDTVRMVLTGYADLNIAMSAVNQGDIFRFLTKPCHPDDLIKAIVSGINQFRMIHSARELVVVRRMKDALEGTLRAFTRLVEFRDPYTAGHMDRTAEISALIATRLGLNPDVIQGLHLAALVHDIGKIAVPSGVLNKPGPLSDAEFAIIKTHSLVGSEIFETLETDWPIQRIVLEHHERIDGSGYPNGLKENEILLESKIIAVADSIDAILTTRPYRQASGKDDCIKFLEEDKGIKLDSDCVEAGIALLKEGLIFKDLPF; the protein is encoded by the coding sequence ATGCCAAAAGATATAAACTACACAAAAGAACGCATTCTTTTTGTAGATGATGAACCGAATATCCTTCAAAGTTACAGCAGGAGTTTTCGGTCGACATTCGCAGTAAGCACAGCTCTTGGTGGCAAAGCTGCTCTTGATATGTTAGATTCTTCTCCCCCTTTTACGGTTGTTGTCTCCGATATAAAAATGCCTGTAATGGATGGGATAAAATTTTTATCCAGAGTGCGTGAACTGTATCCCGATACCGTCAGAATGGTTTTGACCGGATATGCTGATCTTAATATTGCAATGAGCGCAGTGAATCAGGGTGATATCTTCCGTTTTTTGACTAAACCGTGCCACCCTGATGATTTAATCAAAGCCATCGTTTCAGGGATTAATCAATTCAGAATGATTCATTCAGCTAGAGAGCTGGTTGTAGTCAGACGTATGAAAGATGCTTTGGAAGGGACTTTGCGCGCCTTTACCCGGTTGGTTGAATTTCGTGATCCCTACACTGCGGGGCACATGGATCGGACTGCTGAGATTTCAGCTCTTATCGCAACCAGACTCGGTTTAAATCCTGATGTTATTCAGGGATTGCATCTCGCTGCTTTGGTTCATGATATTGGTAAAATAGCAGTTCCGTCAGGCGTACTTAATAAGCCGGGACCGTTAAGTGATGCCGAATTTGCAATCATTAAAACTCATTCATTGGTAGGGTCTGAAATTTTCGAAACATTGGAAACGGATTGGCCGATTCAGCGAATTGTGCTTGAGCATCATGAACGGATAGATGGTTCAGGGTATCCGAACGGATTAAAAGAGAACGAAATTTTGTTGGAATCAAAAATAATCGCGGTAGCTGACTCTATCGACGCTATCCTGACTACACGCCCATATCGTCAAGCTTCGGGTAAGGATGATTGTATAAAGTTTCTGGAGGAAGATAAAGGGATCAAGCTCGACAGTGACTGCGTCGAAGCCGGCATTGCTCTGCTCAAAGAGGGACTTATTTTTAAAGATCTGCCATTCTGA
- a CDS encoding HD domain-containing phosphohydrolase produces the protein MKSRILLVDDEPNVLSALKRQLRGVYDVETEEDPTMALLSLNNKKPFAAVVSDYRMPKMNGIEFLREVRKRSPETTRIMLTGYADLDNAIRAVNDGHVFRFLTKPCENEVLLENLKEAVSQYDLVTGKRILLEKTLKGSVELLGEITSLIKPESGARINRVRRYVRYLAKKKGVKDFWRYDIATMLSQLGTLILPPGTLDVLLEGKKLNPEQLQMFEMHPVIAKSLVAKLPRLEAIAEMIAYQLKGFDGSGTPRDAVKGEKIPLGGRILKVALDYDLHLQNVENPKKAFDKLEKVAEVYDPELLYYLEGMLGVEARYIIKEVGLKHLYSGMILYEDVTSKQGAMLLRKSLELDKDKIDRIHMFDEKIGIKLPLLVLVSE, from the coding sequence ATGAAGTCTAGAATTTTACTGGTTGATGATGAACCGAATGTTCTTTCCGCGTTGAAAAGACAACTGCGCGGGGTTTATGACGTGGAAACGGAAGAAGATCCGACCATGGCACTGCTTTCTTTGAATAATAAAAAACCATTTGCTGCCGTTGTTTCTGATTATCGTATGCCTAAAATGAACGGCATAGAATTTTTACGGGAAGTAAGAAAGCGCAGTCCTGAAACAACAAGAATTATGCTTACCGGATATGCTGACCTTGATAATGCAATACGAGCAGTTAACGATGGTCATGTGTTCCGTTTTTTAACAAAGCCGTGTGAAAATGAAGTTCTGCTTGAAAACCTCAAGGAGGCTGTCAGTCAATATGACTTGGTAACCGGCAAACGTATTTTACTCGAAAAAACACTGAAAGGCAGTGTTGAGTTGCTCGGTGAAATTACTTCATTGATAAAGCCTGAATCCGGCGCACGTATAAATAGAGTGCGTCGTTACGTTCGTTATCTTGCAAAAAAAAAGGGTGTAAAAGATTTTTGGAGGTATGATATAGCTACCATGCTTTCGCAGTTGGGGACGCTCATCCTGCCTCCCGGAACTCTTGATGTGCTGCTTGAAGGAAAGAAGCTTAATCCTGAACAGCTCCAGATGTTTGAGATGCACCCGGTTATAGCTAAAAGCCTTGTGGCCAAGCTGCCTCGTCTTGAAGCTATTGCTGAAATGATAGCGTATCAACTGAAAGGGTTTGATGGATCAGGGACTCCTCGTGATGCGGTGAAAGGGGAAAAGATTCCTCTCGGTGGGCGAATTCTCAAAGTAGCTTTGGATTATGACCTGCATTTGCAGAACGTTGAAAATCCAAAAAAAGCATTCGACAAACTTGAAAAAGTTGCTGAAGTCTATGACCCTGAGTTGCTTTATTATTTAGAGGGAATGCTCGGTGTAGAGGCTCGGTATATTATCAAAGAGGTTGGCCTTAAACATTTATATTCAGGTATGATTCTGTATGAGGATGTTACATCCAAACAGGGAGCCATGCTGCTCAGGAAGAGTTTGGAGTTAGATAAAGATAAAATTGATCGCATTCATATGTTCGATGAGAAAATAGGAATAAAACTTCCGCTTTTAGTTCTTGTTTCGGAGTAG
- a CDS encoding response regulator yields MTAYKISVLFVDDEPNVLAALKRMLRAKRNEWKMEFVDSGVAALALLEDMKFDVVVSDIKMPGMDGADLLNKVKDKYPGMIRMALSGQVGLNEVIRSIRAVHQYISKPCKAEELIDKIEGAIKSREILTDPEMQKLVTEIESLPVTPNVFESIEIELKSTDPSIKKVAEYISMDVGLVAKILRLVNSPYFGLPTQIGSISQAITMLGLESVKALILSTHLFAMYDEKKLPNFSLNLLWEHSFRVSNIIRLICECEKIDKVVAVQARMAGLLHDIGKLVLANSFSVQYGKVIKKVAETHQPICDCEIEILGTTHAHIGAYLMGLWGMSGDIVHGIGAHHQYQDFDMSVSMLVSIADAIDHQCVIINPGYVRIALDRNILPDGQHGLQLEKWINYVKDHWEGLDEFQDLDADMLAQLRS; encoded by the coding sequence ATGACAGCCTATAAGATCAGCGTGTTGTTTGTGGATGATGAGCCCAATGTTCTTGCCGCCTTAAAACGTATGCTTCGTGCTAAACGCAACGAGTGGAAAATGGAGTTTGTTGACTCGGGAGTTGCCGCTCTTGCTTTGCTTGAAGATATGAAATTTGATGTTGTTGTTTCCGATATTAAGATGCCGGGAATGGACGGAGCTGATCTTCTGAACAAAGTTAAAGATAAGTATCCGGGCATGATCAGAATGGCGCTTTCCGGACAGGTCGGTTTGAATGAAGTTATCAGGAGTATAAGGGCTGTTCACCAATATATCTCAAAGCCGTGTAAGGCTGAGGAACTGATAGATAAAATCGAAGGAGCAATTAAATCCCGCGAAATATTGACAGATCCAGAAATGCAAAAGTTGGTAACTGAAATAGAGTCTTTACCGGTTACTCCGAACGTGTTCGAATCTATTGAGATAGAGCTGAAATCTACTGACCCGTCTATTAAAAAAGTTGCTGAATACATTTCGATGGATGTAGGTTTGGTTGCAAAGATTCTTAGACTTGTTAATTCCCCATATTTCGGACTTCCTACGCAGATAGGTTCCATCTCTCAGGCTATTACAATGCTTGGTCTCGAAAGTGTCAAAGCGCTGATTTTGTCCACTCATTTATTTGCCATGTATGATGAAAAAAAACTCCCTAATTTTTCGCTGAACTTGTTATGGGAGCATAGTTTTCGTGTGTCCAATATTATCAGGCTTATATGTGAGTGCGAAAAAATTGATAAGGTCGTGGCAGTTCAGGCGCGGATGGCAGGTCTTCTTCATGATATAGGTAAACTTGTTTTGGCAAATTCGTTTTCTGTTCAATATGGAAAAGTAATAAAAAAAGTTGCTGAAACTCATCAGCCTATATGTGATTGCGAAATTGAAATACTTGGTACGACCCATGCCCATATAGGTGCATACCTTATGGGGTTGTGGGGAATGTCTGGTGATATCGTCCACGGGATAGGGGCGCACCATCAATATCAGGATTTTGATATGAGTGTTTCAATGCTGGTGAGCATCGCAGATGCGATTGATCATCAGTGTGTTATTATCAATCCCGGTTATGTCAGGATTGCGTTGGATAGAAACATATTGCCTGATGGACAACATGGATTGCAGCTCGAAAAATGGATCAATTACGTTAAAGATCATTGGGAAGGTTTGGATGAATTTCAGGATCTGGATGCTGATATGCTCGCACAATTGAGAAGTTAA
- a CDS encoding PAS domain S-box protein: MRNLESMTKKELIAELKRARAEVQRFERGHGVSLDYLSSLSVPLSAVGFERLVEGIWIIDKDADTLFANNSIASMLGYTPEEMIGRNLMDFMSEDRKGDCENNISRRESGVEEVHDFEFLNKSGNPVYTRIATSPILDETGNYVGAIASVTDLSDLHQAQKQLQENFDNAPIGIAHMDLDGKLFMVNPVFSKLLGYSQKELHGMDFISMIHPYDQKDYIMFREKMLRRREQVKLSKRMVTRSGENIWVEMSFSIVIDESENPHYFIVAVSVEDISEQKRAETVMKARLELMDFSLNHSLEEVLIETVNLVEDLTNSQMGFHHYLSPDQKTLMLQAWSTRTSSEMCISEEKGKPYPVADAGVWADCIHTKRAVIHNDYVSLSNKKGLPPGHTPVIRELVVPIIRNGKVVSILGVGNKPFNYTDADIEITTNISDFAWDIIKHKKADIDLMQAKKLLEEVQKIGRIGGWEVNVSTDEIFWTDNHYQLYGYKPKEFKDIDQFFFENIIHPDDRERIFSIYMSLFKNTETVSAEYRAILKDGTEHLFHCVAAPEFDDEGKLQRVYGVNQDITDRKKVEKRLRISERKFRSYFELGLIGMAIVGADKKWIDFNNKFCEILGYSREDLEKLSWPDFTHPDDIDKNKYLFDQMVAGELDSYTIEKRYIRKNGEIVYVALLTSCTRKRDGSIDYQMAHIMDITERVKAEKEAGWNLKLNSALARLYTPLVAPEANLKNTSEAVLKEVIQVTGSLFGNASIIAEGGATVLACSNMQDECSVATKRDSLFFSKSVDGTYPGLWGHSLNTLQPFFSNDPMNHPKSKGVPSGHVALSSYLSVPVLLGDKLVGQIAVANKPGGFTQRDVDAVIRIAAYYALAIQRVNSKQEIAASKELMENILDGIQAGIIIVDPVTCVIDSINSAASKMLRASKEQIIGQRCDVICWRATDGNVIENCPAATKEIREREFRMHRMDGTGLPVSKTVLKSKVNGEDKFIEIIFDITERKELELRLSLAQKLESIGHLSAGIAHEINTPAQYLGDNIIFLSGAFEEMSGVIKRHKAICQLQKDPVCEEAFTRWYNEDMDYLLEEIPAALAQSQDGVERITRIVQAMKRFSHPGLEFRQMGDINLALDNTVTVCRNEWKYSADVVFELDPDLPLIPCFINDLNQAFLNIVVNAAHSISAKVSGSGEKGTITIRTRLDPLWVVLEIEDTGEGIPAEILPKIFDPFFTTKDVGLGTGQGLTLCYSIINEKHGGIIDFSSKLGVGTKCTIKLPLEEVKENDSL, translated from the coding sequence ATGAGAAATCTCGAATCTATGACTAAAAAAGAGTTAATTGCGGAACTGAAGAGGGCTCGCGCAGAAGTGCAGCGCTTTGAGCGGGGGCATGGCGTTTCACTTGATTACCTTTCAAGTTTGTCTGTCCCTTTATCCGCAGTAGGATTCGAGCGACTGGTTGAAGGTATATGGATCATAGATAAAGACGCTGATACTCTTTTTGCGAACAACTCAATTGCTTCAATGCTTGGATATACACCGGAAGAAATGATCGGTCGAAATTTGATGGATTTTATGTCCGAAGATCGTAAGGGAGATTGTGAAAATAATATTTCAAGGAGGGAGAGTGGTGTCGAAGAAGTTCATGATTTTGAATTTCTGAATAAGTCAGGAAATCCTGTTTATACTCGCATCGCGACTTCACCTATTTTAGATGAAACCGGAAATTATGTCGGAGCAATCGCAAGCGTTACAGATCTCAGTGATCTTCATCAAGCGCAGAAACAGTTACAGGAAAATTTTGATAATGCGCCGATCGGTATAGCTCATATGGATTTAGACGGGAAATTGTTCATGGTTAACCCAGTGTTTAGCAAGCTTTTGGGTTATTCTCAGAAAGAGTTGCACGGTATGGATTTTATATCCATGATTCACCCTTACGATCAAAAAGATTATATTATGTTTAGAGAGAAGATGCTTAGAAGGAGGGAGCAAGTTAAACTTTCCAAAAGAATGGTTACTAGATCTGGGGAAAACATATGGGTTGAGATGTCTTTTTCTATTGTTATAGATGAGTCAGAAAATCCTCATTATTTTATTGTAGCGGTATCGGTAGAGGACATCTCGGAGCAGAAACGGGCCGAAACGGTTATGAAGGCACGTCTGGAGTTGATGGATTTTTCTCTTAATCATTCTTTGGAGGAGGTGCTCATTGAAACTGTTAATTTAGTCGAGGACTTAACTAACAGTCAGATGGGTTTTCATCATTACCTTTCACCGGATCAAAAAACACTTATGCTGCAAGCATGGTCAACGCGCACATCTAGTGAAATGTGTATTTCTGAAGAAAAGGGGAAGCCTTATCCGGTTGCCGATGCGGGAGTTTGGGCGGACTGCATACATACAAAAAGAGCGGTTATTCATAATGACTATGTATCTCTTTCCAATAAAAAAGGATTGCCACCCGGACATACTCCTGTAATTCGCGAACTGGTGGTTCCAATAATTCGAAACGGTAAGGTTGTATCTATTTTAGGCGTTGGCAATAAGCCTTTCAATTATACAGATGCAGATATTGAAATTACTACAAATATTTCGGATTTTGCGTGGGACATTATTAAACACAAAAAAGCAGACATTGATTTAATGCAGGCGAAAAAACTTTTGGAGGAGGTTCAGAAGATAGGCCGTATTGGAGGGTGGGAGGTTAATGTTTCCACTGATGAGATTTTCTGGACGGATAATCATTATCAACTTTATGGATATAAGCCCAAAGAATTTAAGGATATTGACCAGTTTTTCTTTGAGAACATAATTCATCCTGACGATCGAGAAAGGATCTTCAGCATATATATGAGCTTATTTAAAAACACAGAGACTGTTTCTGCTGAATATCGGGCTATTCTCAAGGATGGTACTGAGCATTTATTTCATTGTGTAGCTGCCCCTGAGTTTGATGATGAAGGTAAACTGCAACGAGTCTATGGAGTTAATCAGGACATAACCGATCGTAAAAAAGTTGAAAAACGGCTGCGAATCAGTGAACGAAAATTTAGAAGTTATTTTGAGTTAGGCCTAATTGGAATGGCTATTGTCGGAGCTGATAAAAAGTGGATAGATTTTAATAATAAATTTTGTGAAATTTTAGGCTACAGCAGGGAAGATTTAGAGAAATTAAGTTGGCCTGATTTTACACATCCTGATGATATTGATAAGAATAAATATCTTTTTGATCAGATGGTTGCCGGTGAGCTTGATAGTTACACCATAGAGAAACGTTATATTCGAAAGAATGGCGAAATCGTATATGTGGCTTTATTAACCAGTTGTACCAGAAAACGTGACGGGTCGATTGATTATCAGATGGCTCATATCATGGACATAACCGAGCGAGTCAAAGCTGAGAAGGAAGCTGGGTGGAATCTAAAGCTGAATTCTGCTCTTGCAAGATTATACACTCCACTTGTAGCTCCCGAAGCCAATCTTAAAAATACATCTGAGGCTGTGCTTAAAGAAGTTATACAGGTTACAGGAAGTCTTTTCGGGAATGCCTCCATTATTGCTGAAGGAGGTGCGACTGTTCTGGCCTGCAGCAATATGCAGGATGAATGCTCTGTCGCAACAAAGCGCGATTCTCTTTTCTTTTCAAAAAGTGTAGACGGCACATATCCTGGGCTTTGGGGGCATTCGTTAAATACTTTGCAGCCTTTTTTCAGTAATGATCCTATGAATCATCCTAAATCCAAAGGAGTTCCTAGCGGCCATGTAGCACTAAGCAGTTATTTGTCGGTTCCAGTTCTTCTTGGGGATAAGCTGGTTGGTCAAATAGCCGTTGCTAATAAACCGGGCGGGTTTACCCAGCGTGACGTTGATGCCGTAATACGCATTGCGGCATATTACGCACTTGCTATTCAAAGGGTGAACTCTAAGCAGGAGATTGCCGCCAGTAAGGAGTTAATGGAAAACATTCTGGATGGTATTCAAGCAGGTATTATTATTGTTGATCCTGTTACTTGTGTTATAGACTCTATAAATAGTGCCGCATCAAAAATGCTGCGAGCAAGCAAAGAACAGATTATCGGTCAACGGTGCGATGTTATATGCTGGCGGGCAACTGACGGGAATGTTATTGAAAATTGTCCTGCTGCAACAAAAGAGATACGGGAACGGGAATTCAGGATGCATCGTATGGATGGAACGGGGCTCCCTGTTTCAAAAACGGTTCTTAAAAGTAAAGTCAACGGAGAAGATAAGTTTATTGAAATTATTTTTGATATTACTGAAAGAAAAGAACTTGAGCTACGTCTTAGTCTTGCGCAGAAGTTAGAATCTATAGGGCATCTTTCGGCAGGAATAGCGCATGAAATTAATACTCCGGCACAATATTTAGGCGATAATATTATATTTTTGTCTGGAGCATTTGAAGAAATGAGCGGAGTCATTAAGCGGCATAAAGCGATCTGCCAATTACAAAAAGATCCAGTATGTGAAGAAGCTTTTACCCGTTGGTATAATGAGGATATGGATTACCTTTTAGAGGAAATACCCGCAGCTCTTGCTCAATCGCAGGACGGTGTTGAGCGTATAACCAGGATTGTGCAGGCTATGAAAAGGTTTTCTCATCCCGGATTGGAATTCAGACAGATGGGTGATATTAATTTAGCTCTTGATAATACCGTTACGGTTTGTAGAAATGAATGGAAATATAGCGCTGATGTTGTTTTTGAGTTGGACCCTGATCTTCCATTGATTCCTTGTTTTATTAATGACCTTAATCAGGCTTTTTTAAATATAGTGGTTAATGCTGCCCATTCTATCAGTGCGAAAGTGAGTGGCAGTGGCGAAAAAGGAACTATCACTATTCGAACGCGCCTTGATCCTCTATGGGTTGTTCTTGAGATAGAAGATACCGGAGAGGGAATTCCGGCAGAAATATTACCGAAGATTTTTGATCCGTTCTTTACGACCAAAGATGTCGGGCTTGGCACAGGACAGGGTTTAACGTTATGTTACTCAATAATTAATGAAAAACATGGTGGAATAATAGACTTCAGCAGCAAGCTGGGTGTTGGAACGAAATGCACAATTAAATTGCCACTTGAGGAAGTTAAAGAAAATGACAGCCTATAA